TCGTCTGGAAGTGGATCTTCAACGACCAGTACGGCATAGCGAACTGGCTGCTGGTCGGCATCGGGCTGGATCAGTTCGAGGGGTACGCGTGGTTCAACAGCGGGTTCACCTCGCTGGTGGCGATCACGATCGCGGTGGTCTGGCACTCGGTGCCGTTCATCGCGATCTCGATGCTGGCCGGGCTGCGTGCCACCCGGGGCGAGGTGCTGGAGGCCGCCAGGGTCGACGGGGCCACCTTCACACAGAGCCTGCTGCGGGTCCGGCTGCCGATGATGAAGCCGCTGCTGACCATCCTCGGCGTGATGTCGACGATCTTCGCGTACCAGTCGTTCGACCACTTCGTGGTGATGACCACCCCGCCGGGCGGTCCCAGTCACAGTACCGAGGTGCTCTCGCTGCTCACCTGGCTGCAGGCGTTCACCGTGCTCGACCAGGGCACCGCCGCGGCGATGGCGGTCGTCACGTTCGTGCTGCTGGCCGGTATCACCGCGATCTACGTCAGGCTGACGAAGGAGGACAAGTGAGCGCGGTGGCGCACGACGACACCCGGCGGCACCCGGCCAGGGTCCTCCTCTACGTGGCGATGGCCGGAATCGTGGTGGTGAGCCTCTTCCCCTTCTTCTGGATGGTGGTCACCTCCCTCAAGCCGGATCCGGACATCTTCACCAGGACCCCGCAGTTCCTGCCGACGGATCCGATCCTGGACCGCTACACGGCCCTGTTCCAGGGCGCGGTGCCCCGGCAGTTCCTCAACTCGCTGATCGTGGCGGGGGCTACCACGGTCATCACCGGCCTGATCGCGCTCCTCGCCGGTTACGCGCTGGCCCGGTTCAAGATCCCGCTGCGCAGGCACCTGCTCATCGTGATCCTGTCGATCCAGATGCTGCCGCAGACGGTCCTGGTCATCCCGCTGTTCGTGGTGCTGCGCAACACCGACCTGCTGGGCACCTACCAGGGCCTGGTCATCTCGCACCTGGCGCTCACCGTCGGGCTGGCGACGTACATGCTGCGCAGCTTCTACCTCGACATCCCGGTGGAGATCGAGGAGTCGGCGATGGTGGACGGGGCGACCCGGATGCAGGCCGTCCGGCTGGTCGTCTTCCCGCTGGTCTGGCCGGGGCTGGCGGCCAGCTCCATCTACGGGTTCATCACCTCGTGGAACGAGCTGATGTTCTCGGCCACCTACATGCAGCAGTCCTCGCGGGAGACCCTGCCGGTCGCGCTGCAGCAGTACTTCTCCAGCTACTACTCGGACTGGGGCGGGGTGATGGCCGCGAGCGTGATCTTCACGATCCCGGTGGTGATCTTCTTCCTGCTGGTCCAGAAGCGCCTGATGCAGGGCATGGTCGCGGGCGCCGTGAAGGGCTAGGACCCTCCCGCGCCGGGCCCCTCCTCGTACTCCCCGTACGCCAAGAAAGGATTCACACAGTGTTGAAGCTCGGAGTGCTCGGTGTGGGCGCGATCGCGACCGTCGACTACGGCGTCCTGCCCAACCTGCACCACATCAAGGACAAGGTCGACCTCGTCGCGCTCTGCGACCCGGTGGAGGAACGCGCCACCGACGCCGCCAAGCGCTTCGGTGCGGCGGAGGTGTACGGCTCGCTGGACGCGATGCTGGCCGAGTCCGACATCGACGCGGTGCTCAACCTGACCCCGATCCCGGCGCACGGCGCGACCTCGCTGCGGATCCTGCGGGCCGGGAAGCACCTGGCGACCGAGAAGCCGCTCGCCACCACGATGGCCGACGCCGACGCGATCATCGAGGCCGCCGAGGCCGGGGGCCTGCGGGTGGTCTGCTCCCCGCCGAACATGCTCTACCCCACCCGGATCGAGGCCGCGCGGCTCATCCGCGAGGGCGTCATCGGCAAGGTGGCGTTCGCCAAGATCCGCGCGTCCCACGGCGGCCCGGCCTCGATGATGAACTGGCCGACCGACCCGACCTGGTTCTACCAGGAGGGCTCGGGGCCGCTCATGGACGTCGGCGTGTACGGGATCCACGAGGCGCTCGGCCTGCTCGGTCCCGCCAGGCGGGTGAGCGCCTTCTCCGCGATCACCGAGCCGACCCGCACGGTCCGCTCGGGGCCGTACGCGGGCAAGGAGATCACGGTGACCACCGACGACAACACCCTGATCATGCTGGACTTCGGCGGTGGCACGTTCGCGGTGATCGACGGGACGTTCAACGTCAACGCGGCCAAGGGGCCTCGGCTGGAGGTGTTCGGCCGGTCGGGCACGCTCAACCTGCCCAACAACCTCAACCAGAACGGCGGGCGCGGCATCGACCTGTTCCGGCTGGACGCGGCCGGGGGACTGAGCGGCTGGGTCGACCTCGACCTGGTCCACCTGGAGCCCGCCCAGCAGCGGGTCGACAGGCTGCGCCGGGCCCTGCTGGTCGACCACCTCGCCGACCTGGTGGCGGGCACGGCGACCCCGGTGATGGGAGCCGACGTGGCCCGGCACGCACTGGAGATCATGCTCAAGGCCCACGAGTCGGCACGCGCGGGCCGGGTCCTCGACCTGGAGTCCACCTTCGCCTGGTGACCGGCTCCGGCGGTGGGGGAGACGGCCGGGACGCGCCTGGAGGGCGCGTCCCGGCCGGGGTGGGTCAGAGGTCGCCGTTCTCGATGGCCTGCTTCAGGCCTGCCTGCGTCGCCTCGTGGGAGGAGACGCCGCCGGCGACGACGAAGTCGATCAGTGCGGTGTCCGCGTCGAAGGTGAGGTACTCGGTGACCTGGGTCTTCTCCGGGGTCAGCTTCTTGAAGACGATCTTCTGGTGCGTGACGACGTTGGGCAGCGACCAGGTGTCCGTCTCGTAGTAGAGGCCGGCCTTGTCGATGCGCTGCTGCGCGTGCGTGTTGCTGACGACGATCGAGCCCTCGTACGGGATCTCCTCGACCGCGGTGAAGTTGATGTTGCGCTTACCGGCCTGGGTCCAGTCCTTGTGGGTGACGACCCGCTTCAGGAACGAGTGCATGCCGAGGTGGTTGTTGATGTTCGAGTACGCCGAGAACACGTGCTTGACGGGGGCGTCGATCGTGATGGAGATGCTGTCCTTCGCCCGGCTCCGTCCTGATCCGGGGAGGGGCGGCGTGTTCTTGTAGAACTTGTAGGTGTCCCACGCCGTCTGCCACTCGGCGGCGAGCTGGGGGTCGCTCTCGGGGGTCTCCGCGCGGGCGGGGCCGGAGAAGGCGGTGAGGACGAGGGCCGCGGCGAGCAGCTGGGTCGCGAGGAGTCGAAGGTGCTTCTTCACGTACACCCCAAGGGGAGACAATAGGTACAAGTGATCTTTTATCGCATGCTGCCGCGATCTATGTATTTTTGCGGTGAAGAGGGAAAAAAATCTTTTTGTGGCGTTGTGTACGGATGAGTGAGGGTCACGGCTCCGCCACGACGACACCCCGGGGCCCGGGTCTCGGAGGGCACACGAGGCCCGGAGGACACGCGACGGGGAGAGGTCCCGGTGCGGTCCCGTCCCGCGACGGTCAGGCGCGTTCCTGCCGGGGCAGGACCACCTCCCGCAGGATGAGCAGGATGGCCGCGACCAGCGGGATGCCGAGCAGCGCGCCCACCACGCCGAGCAGCGCGCCACCCAGCAGGGCGCCCACGATCGTGGCGAGCGGCGGCACGTCGACCGAGCTCTTCATCACGGCCGGGGCGATCCAGTAGTTCTCGATCTGCTGGTAGATCGTGAAGAAGACGAGGCAGACGATGCCGACGGTCGGGGAGACGAAGAACCCCACCAGGGAGGCGACTCCCGCGCCGATGAAGGCACCGACCAGGGGGATGAGGTCGGTGAGCGCCACGATCAGGGCGAGCGCCAGGGCGTACGGGACCTGCATGATGCTCAGGAAGAAGAAGGTCGTCACACCGGCGATGAGCGAGATGATCAGGTTCCCGGCGACGTAGCCGCCGATGCTGTCGATGATCTGGTCGCCGAGCAGGGTCGCGCGGGTCCGGCGGGACCGGGGGACGAGGCGGTAGGCCATCTTCTTGAGCGACTTCAGCGAGCCCAGGAAGTACAGCGTCAGCACCAGCACCGTCAGCGAGTTGAAGACCGCCCCGATGAGGACCGACCCGATGCCGAGCACGCCGCCGAACATCTGGGTGCCGAAGTCGCCGCTCGTCACGTACTGCTGGAGCTTCTCCAGCAGTTGGAAGCGCTGGTCCAGGTCGCGGATCATCGGGTTGTTCTGCAGCTCCTGGACGTACTGGGGAAGCTGGTCGACGAACTGGGTGGACTGGGTGGTCAGCGGGGGCACCACGGCCAGGCCGAAGCCGACGAAGACGAGGATGACGCCCAGGAAGACGATGGTGATGGCCCCCACGCGCGGGACGTTCCACCGCTGGAGGACCTCGACGGCCGGGTTCAGGCCGATGGCCAGGAAGAGCGAGACGATGATGAGGATCAGCACCGAGCTCGCGCTCGCGACGGCCTGCACCAGCCACCAGGCGGTGAGCACGCCCAGGGCGGCGGTGAAGCCGAACACGAACGGGTTGTTGCTCATCGCGCGCCCGGGACGGCCGAACGGGAGACCCGACGCGGCCCCCGGGGGCGCGGTCGTGCTCGCGGATGCGGCCGCCGCGCCCGCGGAGTCGCCGGGGACCGCGGGCGGGGTGTCCGGCAGGACCAGGGGGCCCGCGGAGGTCAGGATCGGCTCGGGCTCGGCGGGGTCCGCGGGCACGGCGGCCGGTCCGGCCCCGGTCGATCCGGCTGACGCGGCGGGCGCGGTTGGCGCGGCGGCTCCGGCCGGTGAAGCCGGTCCGGCCGATCCCGCAGGCTCGGCCGGCCGGGGGGATCCGGTCGAGTCGGGCGATGCGGCGAGTTCGGCGGCTCCGGCGGGTGAAGCCGGGGCGCCCGCCTCCGTCGACGGAACGCGGGGGGCGGGCGGGGATGTCGCCGCCGCTGTGGCGCGGTCAGCGGAGATGGGCTCGGGCACCAGCAGCCACTGCCCTTTCCATGGAGAGATAGTCGGCTTCCGCCCACCGTACTTTCCCTGGTCGCCGCATGGTTCCGAGCGGGATGGGCCCCCGGGGGCGCCGTCAGGTCATGTTGACGTACTGGCGGGGGCGCAGGGCGTGGCCGCGAAGCGCGGCCAGGGCGGCGGAGCGGCCGGCGGGGGTGAGGCGGCCGTCGACGCGCAGGCCGAAGGCGTCCAGGCGCTTGCCCAGCTCGGTGAGCGAGGCGTCGACCTCCAGGGTCTGCCACTCCGCGCAGTCGATCACGGCGGTGACGTGGTCGAGGTCGGCGGGGGCGCCGTCGGCGAGCAGCATCAGCGCCACCTCCCTGGCCGAGGCGCGGAAGCCGTTCTCCCCCGACGCGGGGGCGAGCAGGGCGGCGGCCGCGGTCTCCCAGAGCAGGTCGGCGTCGCCGAGCAGGCGCTCGCCCGCCGGGGTGGTCACCAGACGCCTGCCGGTCTGGCGCAGCGCGCCCATCTGGCCCTGGGCCACCTCGCGGACGGTGGCGAGCTCCGCGCCGCTCCAGGTGCTCTCGGCGAGCACGGAACGGGCGAGGTTGTGCCGCTGGGTCAGCGGGATGCCTCCGGGGCGGCGGCCCACGGTCAGCAGCCAGCGCAGCGCTCCCAGGTGGGCCTCGTCCGGTGCGGGGATGGGCGCGTGCAGCCGGACCTCGAAGGGCTGGGCGAGCTCGCGCCAGGCGGTGCCCCGGCCGAGGACCCAGCGGTTGAGCCGCTCGCCCTGGACCCGGTGCAGCCAGTTGTCGCCGCCCAGCTCGGGGCGGGACGTGGTGAGCCAGTGGCTGGTGAGCTTCTGCCGCTCGGCGGGGTCGGGGACGAGCTCACCGGAGACGATGGCCAGCTCCAGCGCGGCCGAGCAGGCGCCGTGCGCGCCCAGC
This region of Streptosporangium sp. NBC_01495 genomic DNA includes:
- a CDS encoding carbohydrate ABC transporter permease; translated protein: MNAPAPRGGPRGTPPPAGRRPRFRFDRHGLPGLLLAPLLVVVIGVVGYPIVRTIWLSFHEGEYLRTGPWNGLANYGELFTDPYFLAALLRTTMFAIVCVGGTLLVSLAVALVLDAGPWMARVVTVIVLLPWAMPRVASGIVWKWIFNDQYGIANWLLVGIGLDQFEGYAWFNSGFTSLVAITIAVVWHSVPFIAISMLAGLRATRGEVLEAARVDGATFTQSLLRVRLPMMKPLLTILGVMSTIFAYQSFDHFVVMTTPPGGPSHSTEVLSLLTWLQAFTVLDQGTAAAMAVVTFVLLAGITAIYVRLTKEDK
- a CDS encoding carbohydrate ABC transporter permease; translated protein: MSAVAHDDTRRHPARVLLYVAMAGIVVVSLFPFFWMVVTSLKPDPDIFTRTPQFLPTDPILDRYTALFQGAVPRQFLNSLIVAGATTVITGLIALLAGYALARFKIPLRRHLLIVILSIQMLPQTVLVIPLFVVLRNTDLLGTYQGLVISHLALTVGLATYMLRSFYLDIPVEIEESAMVDGATRMQAVRLVVFPLVWPGLAASSIYGFITSWNELMFSATYMQQSSRETLPVALQQYFSSYYSDWGGVMAASVIFTIPVVIFFLLVQKRLMQGMVAGAVKG
- a CDS encoding Gfo/Idh/MocA family protein, whose translation is MLKLGVLGVGAIATVDYGVLPNLHHIKDKVDLVALCDPVEERATDAAKRFGAAEVYGSLDAMLAESDIDAVLNLTPIPAHGATSLRILRAGKHLATEKPLATTMADADAIIEAAEAGGLRVVCSPPNMLYPTRIEAARLIREGVIGKVAFAKIRASHGGPASMMNWPTDPTWFYQEGSGPLMDVGVYGIHEALGLLGPARRVSAFSAITEPTRTVRSGPYAGKEITVTTDDNTLIMLDFGGGTFAVIDGTFNVNAAKGPRLEVFGRSGTLNLPNNLNQNGGRGIDLFRLDAAGGLSGWVDLDLVHLEPAQQRVDRLRRALLVDHLADLVAGTATPVMGADVARHALEIMLKAHESARAGRVLDLESTFAW
- a CDS encoding AI-2E family transporter, whose amino-acid sequence is MPADPAEPEPILTSAGPLVLPDTPPAVPGDSAGAAAASASTTAPPGAASGLPFGRPGRAMSNNPFVFGFTAALGVLTAWWLVQAVASASSVLILIIVSLFLAIGLNPAVEVLQRWNVPRVGAITIVFLGVILVFVGFGLAVVPPLTTQSTQFVDQLPQYVQELQNNPMIRDLDQRFQLLEKLQQYVTSGDFGTQMFGGVLGIGSVLIGAVFNSLTVLVLTLYFLGSLKSLKKMAYRLVPRSRRTRATLLGDQIIDSIGGYVAGNLIISLIAGVTTFFFLSIMQVPYALALALIVALTDLIPLVGAFIGAGVASLVGFFVSPTVGIVCLVFFTIYQQIENYWIAPAVMKSSVDVPPLATIVGALLGGALLGVVGALLGIPLVAAILLILREVVLPRQERA